A window of Prolixibacter sp. SD074 contains these coding sequences:
- the gluP gene encoding glucose/galactose MFS transporter, with amino-acid sequence MAAETATYSRRNNYVVPIIIIGVMFFVIGFALGINGYLIPYLKKALDLSSAQSYLVLAATFSAFVVFGYPSGMIISKIGYRRGMMVSFFFFAVGLALFVPSARYESLGLFLLASFISGMGNTLLQASVNPYITILGPQESAAMRISIMGIINKAAWAVAPIFLSLFLNLDAPSLGKMYFPFYLIVGMFILLGIFSYFAPLPEVKAEGEDEDEETPVSTYARTKTSILQFPHLILGVIALFFYVGVETIALATIVDYADSIGLGNPATYTTYTVIFMVIGYLFGVFFIPKVITQNTALKINSWLGIISSLLIVLVAGKYSIWFVALLGLANSLMWPAIWPLAIADLGRFTKTGASLLVMGIVGGAILPLIFGGVKDFVGIQAAYWVCFPAYLFILFYAYKGHKIR; translated from the coding sequence ATGGCAGCAGAAACAGCTACTTACTCAAGGCGGAATAATTATGTGGTTCCAATTATCATTATTGGAGTCATGTTTTTTGTGATTGGATTTGCTCTTGGAATTAACGGTTACCTGATTCCTTACCTGAAGAAGGCACTTGATTTGTCTTCGGCCCAGTCGTACCTGGTACTGGCAGCCACGTTTTCGGCTTTTGTTGTATTTGGCTATCCATCAGGGATGATTATCAGCAAAATTGGTTACCGTCGGGGAATGATGGTTTCGTTTTTCTTTTTTGCTGTAGGGCTTGCGCTTTTTGTTCCATCGGCCCGTTATGAGAGTCTGGGACTGTTTCTGTTGGCATCTTTCATTAGCGGTATGGGAAACACTTTGCTTCAGGCATCGGTTAATCCGTATATTACGATTCTGGGACCGCAGGAAAGTGCAGCCATGCGCATCAGTATTATGGGAATCATCAATAAGGCGGCCTGGGCTGTGGCCCCGATATTTTTGAGTTTGTTCCTGAATCTCGATGCACCTTCACTTGGTAAAATGTACTTTCCATTTTACCTGATTGTCGGGATGTTCATTTTATTAGGCATCTTCTCTTATTTTGCTCCGCTGCCTGAGGTAAAAGCGGAAGGTGAGGATGAGGACGAAGAGACTCCCGTTTCAACGTATGCACGGACAAAGACCAGCATTCTTCAATTTCCACACCTGATTTTGGGCGTTATTGCGCTGTTCTTTTATGTCGGTGTCGAAACCATTGCCCTGGCAACTATAGTGGATTATGCCGACAGTATTGGACTGGGGAATCCTGCAACCTATACTACCTATACGGTAATTTTTATGGTTATTGGTTACCTGTTCGGAGTGTTTTTTATTCCGAAAGTAATTACTCAGAATACGGCATTAAAAATTAATTCCTGGCTCGGAATCATTAGTTCGTTATTGATTGTTTTGGTCGCCGGAAAATATTCGATTTGGTTTGTCGCTTTACTGGGCCTTGCGAACTCATTGATGTGGCCTGCCATCTGGCCATTGGCTATTGCCGATTTGGGCCGTTTTACCAAAACCGGAGCTTCGTTGTTGGTAATGGGTATCGTTGGCGGTGCAATTCTTCCATTGATTTTCGGTGGAGTGAAGGACTTTGTCGGAATACAGGCTGCTTACTGGGTTTGTTTCCCGGCATATCTCTTCATTCTCTTCTATGCTTATAAAGGGCATAAAATAAGATGA
- a CDS encoding sugar phosphate nucleotidyltransferase produces MMKPTLVILAAGMGSRYGGLKQLDEVGPNGEAIIDYSLYDAIRAGFGKVVFVIREDFADEFKARFAPQLDGKIEVAYVYQALDKIPSGYDIHPERVKPWGTGHALLMAEPEVEAPMAVINADDFYGPQAYQEIASFLTSSTDENEYGMVGYQLDNTLSEFGSVSRGVCQTDSAGRLTEINERTKIQKEGNEIAYYEDEKRFTLTGKEPVSMNFWGVKTSVFHYLKEGFREFLQKKGNKLKSEFFVPFLINDKIVDGTVSVKVLTCDSPWFGVTYREDKPYVQDKLKKLIADKVYPENLWK; encoded by the coding sequence ATGATGAAACCGACTTTAGTTATTCTGGCTGCCGGTATGGGAAGCCGGTACGGAGGGCTCAAACAATTGGACGAAGTGGGCCCTAACGGAGAAGCCATTATTGACTATTCGCTCTACGATGCTATCAGAGCCGGATTTGGCAAGGTAGTATTTGTCATCCGTGAGGATTTCGCCGACGAATTCAAGGCCCGCTTTGCACCGCAGCTCGACGGTAAAATAGAAGTAGCTTACGTTTATCAGGCACTTGACAAAATTCCTTCCGGTTACGACATTCATCCCGAAAGGGTAAAACCCTGGGGAACCGGCCATGCATTGCTAATGGCGGAACCGGAGGTAGAAGCTCCCATGGCGGTTATCAATGCCGACGATTTTTACGGACCACAAGCTTACCAGGAAATCGCTTCGTTTTTGACTTCATCGACCGATGAAAATGAGTACGGAATGGTAGGTTACCAGCTCGATAATACCTTGTCGGAATTCGGTTCGGTATCGCGCGGCGTTTGCCAAACCGATAGTGCCGGTCGTCTGACTGAAATCAACGAACGCACCAAGATTCAGAAAGAAGGTAACGAGATTGCTTATTACGAAGATGAAAAACGCTTTACGTTGACCGGAAAAGAGCCGGTATCGATGAATTTCTGGGGCGTAAAAACCTCTGTTTTCCACTATCTGAAAGAAGGTTTCCGTGAATTCCTGCAAAAAAAAGGTAACAAGTTGAAATCAGAATTCTTCGTACCGTTTCTCATTAACGATAAAATTGTCGACGGAACTGTTTCAGTAAAAGTACTAACTTGTGATTCGCCATGGTTCGGCGTCACCTACAGGGAGGACAAACCGTATGTTCAGGATAAATTGAAGAAATTAATTGCAGACAAGGTCTATCCCGAAAATCTATGGAAATAA
- a CDS encoding phosphotransferase enzyme family protein yields the protein MTNHQLNQIFESFSPKGHVKHWEPFGNGHINDTFLGRNQENEASDFILQRKNHKIFTNVAGMMDNIVMVTDHIREGLKKTKEGDIDRRVMRYFPARDGKWFINDQKGNYWTLFLYISGSHSVENIENPEQAMMAAQAFGHFQLQLADLPGNKLVETIPNFHNGISRLNDFRNAIEKDAAGRVAENRELLEQLSTRGDEMTLIQQWLDSGELPLRITHNDTKINNILFDENNRPLCVIDLDTVMPGSALFDFGDAIRTIGNTAVEDEPDLSKIGFAKDIFEAFAEGYLTEAGKFLTQKEKDNLAFSCLYMAWEQAIRFMTDYLNGDTYYKIAYPGHNLVRTKAQFRYLEVLEENREKMENFIRKAG from the coding sequence ATGACTAACCATCAACTAAACCAGATTTTTGAATCATTTAGCCCCAAAGGCCACGTGAAGCATTGGGAACCATTCGGGAATGGGCACATTAACGATACCTTTCTCGGGCGGAACCAGGAAAACGAAGCTTCCGATTTTATTCTACAACGTAAAAACCACAAAATCTTTACGAATGTCGCCGGAATGATGGACAACATTGTTATGGTAACAGACCACATTCGCGAAGGTCTTAAGAAGACAAAGGAAGGTGATATCGACAGAAGGGTAATGAGGTATTTTCCTGCCAGAGATGGTAAATGGTTTATTAACGATCAAAAAGGTAATTACTGGACGTTATTTCTTTACATTTCCGGTAGCCATAGCGTTGAAAATATCGAAAATCCGGAACAGGCTATGATGGCCGCACAGGCGTTTGGTCATTTTCAACTACAACTGGCCGATTTACCTGGCAACAAACTGGTAGAAACCATTCCCAATTTTCACAACGGCATCTCCCGACTCAATGATTTCCGGAATGCCATTGAAAAGGATGCAGCCGGACGTGTAGCTGAAAACCGGGAACTACTGGAACAACTTTCAACGCGCGGAGACGAAATGACGCTTATACAGCAATGGCTTGATTCGGGAGAACTCCCCCTGCGCATTACACACAACGATACCAAAATCAACAACATTTTGTTTGATGAAAACAACAGGCCGTTGTGCGTTATCGATCTCGATACGGTGATGCCGGGAAGCGCTTTGTTCGATTTTGGCGATGCCATCCGAACCATCGGGAATACCGCAGTGGAAGATGAACCGGATTTGTCGAAAATTGGCTTTGCAAAGGACATTTTCGAAGCTTTCGCAGAAGGTTATCTAACAGAGGCCGGTAAGTTTTTAACGCAAAAAGAGAAAGATAATCTGGCCTTTTCGTGCCTTTACATGGCATGGGAACAGGCCATCCGGTTTATGACCGATTACCTGAACGGCGACACTTATTACAAAATTGCGTATCCGGGACACAACCTTGTGAGGACCAAAGCCCAGTTCCGGTACCTCGAAGTATTAGAGGAGAACCGCGAAAAGATGGAGAATTTTATCAGGAAAGCAGGGTAA
- the murI gene encoding glutamate racemase, translated as MLDNYRPIGVFDSGYGGLTVLRSVIDELPQYDYLYLGDNARTPYGTRSFEVVYEYTLQAVEKLFEMGCHLVILACNTASAKALRTIQQRDLPNIDPTRRVLGVIRPSVERIPEVTRSGHVGILGTTGTVKSESYPMEIRKIPADHPVHTYQEACPMWVPIVENNEIGTPGSDYFVEKNVKQLLEKDPEIDTVILGCTHYPLLSETIRKFLPKHIQLLEQGPIVADRLADYLKRHPEIEQKCTTGGSRRFLTTESVENFEIRAGVFFGESLQAEHIHL; from the coding sequence ATGTTGGATAATTACAGACCAATCGGCGTATTCGATTCCGGATATGGAGGATTGACAGTTCTCCGTTCGGTAATTGATGAATTGCCGCAGTACGACTATCTCTACTTAGGCGATAATGCGCGCACTCCCTACGGTACCCGTTCATTTGAAGTGGTGTATGAGTATACACTTCAGGCTGTGGAAAAACTGTTTGAAATGGGCTGCCATCTGGTAATACTGGCTTGTAATACGGCTTCCGCGAAAGCGTTACGCACCATACAGCAACGAGATTTACCCAACATCGATCCCACTCGCCGTGTATTGGGGGTAATTCGGCCCAGCGTGGAACGCATCCCTGAGGTAACTCGTTCCGGTCATGTAGGAATATTAGGGACAACCGGTACCGTAAAATCGGAATCGTACCCGATGGAAATTCGGAAAATCCCGGCTGACCATCCTGTACATACTTATCAGGAAGCTTGTCCCATGTGGGTGCCTATTGTTGAAAACAATGAAATAGGAACGCCTGGATCCGATTATTTCGTTGAAAAGAATGTAAAGCAATTGCTGGAAAAAGATCCCGAAATTGACACGGTCATTTTAGGTTGCACGCACTACCCGCTGCTATCGGAAACCATTCGGAAATTCCTCCCTAAACACATTCAATTACTGGAACAAGGACCAATCGTAGCCGACCGCCTGGCTGATTATTTGAAGCGACACCCGGAAATAGAGCAGAAATGCACAACGGGTGGTTCGCGTCGGTTTCTCACAACCGAATCAGTGGAGAACTTTGAAATCCGGGCGGGCGTTTTTTTTGGCGAATCATTGCAGGCTGAACATATTCATCTTTAG
- a CDS encoding OmpH family outer membrane protein has product MRNILKVIVLFVALFAGSLSAQTYKFGHIDFQQLLQVMPERDVAQKAMQKHATELENQLTTMQNEYQTKVQAYIAKRDSLSEAVRSARENDLQDLQQRIQNFQSVAQQDLQKKQEEQFQPIVKKARAAVDAVAKEEGLIYVFDVNNLLYHSAQSEDILPLVKKKLGVQ; this is encoded by the coding sequence ATGAGAAACATTTTAAAGGTAATAGTACTTTTCGTAGCCCTTTTCGCCGGTAGCCTTTCAGCACAGACATACAAATTCGGGCACATCGATTTTCAGCAATTGCTTCAGGTGATGCCTGAGCGTGATGTTGCTCAGAAAGCTATGCAGAAACATGCCACAGAGTTGGAGAATCAATTGACTACCATGCAGAACGAGTACCAAACGAAGGTACAGGCCTACATTGCCAAACGTGACAGTCTTTCAGAAGCTGTTCGTAGTGCAAGGGAGAATGATTTGCAGGATTTGCAGCAACGCATTCAAAACTTCCAGTCTGTAGCTCAACAGGATCTGCAGAAAAAACAAGAAGAGCAATTCCAGCCGATTGTGAAAAAAGCACGCGCAGCTGTTGACGCAGTGGCCAAAGAAGAAGGTTTAATTTACGTGTTTGATGTAAATAACCTCCTCTACCATTCAGCCCAGTCAGAAGATATTCTGCCGTTGGTGAAGAAAAAACTGGGAGTTCAATAG
- a CDS encoding OmpH family outer membrane protein has product MKKIVLLFTLIVSMVSYSYAQKYAYVDTEYILDNIPAYHAAQDQLDKISKQYQKELETLHAELDQMYKDFQAESVLLSDDMKRRREDVIVSKEKEYKKLQRQYFGPEGDLYKKREALVKPIQDDIYNAIQEIAEQGSYAVIFDRSSGMSMLYTNPKYDLSDQVLQKLGYKN; this is encoded by the coding sequence ATGAAAAAAATCGTTCTCCTTTTTACCCTGATAGTAAGCATGGTGAGCTACAGTTATGCTCAAAAGTATGCTTATGTCGATACGGAATATATTTTGGATAATATTCCCGCTTATCATGCCGCGCAGGATCAGTTGGATAAGATTTCGAAACAGTACCAGAAGGAACTGGAAACATTACATGCCGAATTGGATCAGATGTACAAGGACTTTCAGGCCGAATCGGTATTGTTGTCTGACGATATGAAACGCCGTCGTGAGGATGTTATCGTTTCGAAAGAGAAAGAATATAAAAAACTGCAGCGGCAGTATTTCGGTCCTGAAGGGGATTTGTATAAAAAGCGTGAAGCGCTGGTCAAACCTATTCAGGATGACATTTACAATGCGATTCAGGAAATTGCCGAGCAAGGCAGTTATGCTGTAATCTTTGATCGTTCGTCGGGGATGAGTATGCTTTACACAAACCCCAAATACGATTTAAGTGATCAGGTGCTGCAGAAACTTGGATATAAGAATTAA
- the bamA gene encoding outer membrane protein assembly factor BamA, with protein MYKKLILFFLLIFSSSAGVFAQVVADSTNFSIYYDSQKMYTIGGIEISGIRFLDKEVLKKLSGLQVGDEVSVPGDKITGAIKKYWRQGLFSDVKITATKIVGNKVWLDIYLQERPRLSQVNYNGVTKGEKDEIQKKVLLIIGGQVTDNLINNAQRQILNYYHGKGFFNTEVNVVQRDDPSKENHVILDVNVNKKEKVKIQKISFYGNKVLTEGKLEHTMKKTKDKGLKHFFRSKKFLEDKYEEDKQNIIKKYNEEGYRDAMITADSVYKNPDNTVSIKIWISEGDRYYFRNISWVGNTVYTSEYLSHILGIKKGDIFDQKLLNKRLREDDDAVSNLYLNNGYLFLNINPVETKVENDSIDYEMRIYEGQQATINRIIISGNTKTHEHVARRELRTRPGQLFSKENIIRSVRELAQLGHFNPETINPQVIPHPEDGTVDINYHLEERANDQIELSGGWGAGMFVGTVGLKFTNFSVRNIFNGKAWRPLPTGDGQTLSLRAQTNGSYYQSYSFSFTEPWLGGKKPNSFSLSVYYSKQTSGNSDYYYGGYNPYSYGSYGSSSYYGSSYGGYSNTYDYQITQQMSVFGASIGLGRRLSWPDDYFTLYNEVSYQLYNLQNWSYYLFRDGVSHNLSFKTVLGRNSTDNPLYTRHGSNFSLSLQLTPPYSVFDGVNYADPNLPDSQRYKWIEYHKWKFNGDVYTPVSRNEKLILRTKFEAGFLGYYNKNRRSPFEQFSVGGDGMSGYSMYGSDVIGLRGYENNSLTPPNGGNLYEKFTVELHYPITLSQSATIYGVAFAEGGNAWHDFSDYNPYDIRRSAGLGVRIFLPMFGLMGFDWGYGFDDAYKANANGSQFHFIIGQQF; from the coding sequence ATGTATAAAAAACTGATACTCTTTTTTCTTTTAATTTTTAGCAGTAGTGCAGGTGTTTTTGCCCAGGTGGTCGCCGACAGTACCAACTTTTCCATTTATTACGACAGCCAGAAAATGTATACCATTGGCGGCATCGAAATTAGTGGAATTCGTTTTCTGGATAAAGAAGTACTTAAAAAGCTCTCGGGCCTTCAGGTAGGAGACGAAGTCTCAGTGCCCGGGGATAAGATTACTGGAGCGATTAAAAAATATTGGCGTCAGGGATTATTTTCCGACGTGAAAATTACCGCAACCAAAATTGTGGGTAACAAAGTTTGGCTCGATATCTATCTTCAGGAGCGTCCCCGATTGTCTCAGGTTAACTATAATGGTGTAACCAAGGGTGAAAAGGATGAAATCCAGAAGAAAGTATTGCTTATTATTGGTGGTCAGGTTACTGATAACCTGATTAACAATGCACAACGTCAGATTCTCAATTACTATCATGGTAAAGGCTTCTTCAATACTGAAGTGAACGTGGTCCAACGGGATGATCCTTCCAAGGAAAACCATGTAATTCTCGACGTTAATGTCAACAAGAAGGAGAAAGTGAAGATTCAGAAGATTTCCTTCTATGGAAATAAGGTGTTGACTGAGGGAAAGTTGGAACATACCATGAAAAAGACCAAGGATAAAGGCCTGAAACACTTCTTCCGTTCCAAGAAATTTCTGGAAGACAAGTATGAGGAAGATAAGCAAAACATCATTAAGAAATATAACGAGGAGGGTTATCGTGACGCCATGATTACTGCTGACTCGGTATACAAGAACCCTGATAATACGGTAAGCATAAAAATATGGATTAGCGAAGGTGATCGTTACTATTTCAGAAATATTAGCTGGGTGGGTAATACGGTTTATACTTCGGAATACCTGAGTCATATTCTTGGAATTAAGAAGGGCGATATCTTCGATCAAAAATTACTTAACAAGCGACTTCGGGAAGATGACGATGCGGTAAGTAATTTATACCTGAACAATGGTTATCTGTTCCTCAATATTAATCCGGTGGAAACCAAAGTGGAAAATGACTCCATCGACTATGAGATGCGTATTTATGAAGGACAACAGGCCACCATCAACCGGATCATTATCTCCGGGAACACCAAAACACACGAGCATGTGGCCCGTCGTGAATTACGTACCCGTCCGGGGCAGTTGTTCAGTAAAGAAAACATTATCCGTTCGGTGAGGGAATTGGCCCAATTGGGCCATTTCAACCCGGAGACCATTAATCCGCAGGTGATTCCACATCCTGAAGATGGTACGGTAGATATCAACTATCACCTGGAAGAGCGGGCCAACGATCAGATTGAGCTTTCCGGTGGTTGGGGGGCCGGTATGTTTGTCGGAACGGTAGGTTTGAAATTTACCAATTTCTCCGTACGGAATATTTTCAACGGAAAAGCATGGCGCCCGCTGCCAACCGGTGACGGTCAGACGTTGAGCCTGCGTGCACAGACCAACGGTTCCTATTATCAGTCATACAGTTTCTCCTTTACGGAACCCTGGCTGGGAGGTAAGAAACCAAACTCGTTCTCCCTGTCGGTTTACTACTCGAAGCAGACCAGCGGAAACTCCGATTATTATTACGGAGGTTACAATCCATACAGTTACGGAAGCTACGGTTCCAGTAGTTACTATGGTAGTAGTTATGGCGGATACTCAAACACGTACGATTACCAGATTACCCAGCAGATGTCGGTATTCGGGGCATCCATCGGTTTGGGACGCCGCCTGAGCTGGCCTGATGACTACTTCACTCTTTACAACGAAGTTTCGTATCAGCTATATAATCTGCAGAACTGGAGTTACTACCTGTTCCGCGACGGGGTCTCGCATAACCTTAGTTTTAAGACAGTCCTGGGACGAAACTCCACGGATAACCCGTTGTATACACGTCACGGATCGAACTTCTCATTGTCACTTCAGTTAACTCCGCCATATTCGGTTTTTGACGGGGTGAACTACGCTGACCCGAATTTACCCGATTCTCAGCGATACAAATGGATTGAATATCACAAGTGGAAATTTAATGGTGATGTTTACACACCGGTTTCGCGTAATGAGAAACTGATCTTGCGGACGAAGTTCGAAGCAGGATTTCTGGGGTACTACAATAAAAATCGCCGTTCGCCATTCGAGCAGTTCAGTGTTGGTGGTGATGGGATGTCGGGATATAGTATGTATGGTAGTGATGTCATCGGGTTGAGAGGTTATGAGAATAACTCGTTAACTCCACCTAATGGAGGTAACCTTTACGAGAAATTTACGGTGGAACTTCACTACCCGATTACACTGAGTCAATCAGCAACAATTTATGGTGTAGCATTCGCCGAAGGTGGTAACGCCTGGCATGACTTCTCCGACTATAACCCATATGATATTCGCCGTTCGGCTGGCCTTGGAGTCCGTATCTTCTTGCCGATGTTTGGTTTGATGGGATTTGACTGGGGTTACGGATTTGATGATGCTTATAAGGCGAACGCAAACGGAAGTCAGTTCCACTTTATTATCGGTCAGCAGTTTTAA
- a CDS encoding isoprenyl transferase: MGINKLNKEYMPNHVAIIMDGNGRWARQHGNERIFGHEQGVEAVRSTVEGAGEAGLKYLTLYAFSTENWSRPKEEVEALMSLLVHAITIEAENLNENNVKLMTIGDTDSLPENARIKLQEAMVLTSENTGLNLVLALSYSGRWEILNAVRGLVEDSCSGKIKTTQIDESLFDNYLTTKGIPDPELLIRTSGEYRVSNFLLWQIAYTEFYFTTKLWPDFRKDDLFEAIADFQQRERRFGKTSEQIRI; this comes from the coding sequence ATGGGAATTAATAAATTGAATAAGGAGTACATGCCGAATCACGTAGCCATAATAATGGATGGTAACGGAAGATGGGCGCGACAGCATGGGAATGAGCGGATCTTTGGTCATGAGCAAGGCGTGGAAGCAGTGCGTTCAACGGTTGAAGGCGCTGGTGAAGCGGGTTTGAAATATCTGACGCTTTATGCATTCTCAACCGAAAACTGGAGCCGTCCCAAAGAGGAGGTGGAGGCGCTGATGTCGCTCCTGGTTCATGCCATTACTATAGAAGCGGAGAATTTAAATGAGAATAATGTAAAACTGATGACCATTGGAGATACGGATAGCCTGCCTGAAAACGCCCGTATCAAGTTGCAGGAAGCAATGGTTCTGACATCAGAAAACACCGGATTGAATCTAGTATTGGCCCTAAGTTATTCAGGCCGATGGGAAATTCTGAATGCCGTGCGTGGTTTGGTGGAGGATTCCTGTAGCGGAAAAATTAAGACCACTCAGATTGATGAAAGCCTTTTCGATAATTATCTCACAACCAAAGGGATACCTGATCCGGAATTGTTGATTCGAACCAGTGGAGAATACCGGGTAAGTAATTTCCTTCTGTGGCAGATTGCTTATACCGAATTTTATTTCACCACAAAATTATGGCCCGATTTTAGAAAGGATGACTTATTTGAAGCCATTGCCGATTTCCAGCAGCGAGAGAGAAGGTTTGGTAAAACTAGTGAACAAATCAGAATCTGA
- a CDS encoding DUF6089 family protein, translated as MKKLLIIMAIFLTGMKVQAQKTADLGLMAGLAFYWGDVQQVDYMKSLSPAFGVFARWNMNKRMAVKAQLMVASLGVEGVYNDVYLSQPEMRTMSANSQIYYYPRDLSQYYSFNRSIQMLEGIFEFNFKDYELGSKKASFTPYISAGIGVMYSRASGSGTLMLNQGAPFTQGGNRYYSAYVDGNYHTTNGLDAFSPVIPVGMGVKWNISDIFAINVEAMIRKTFTDNIDNLDDPVRFHYFDTSMVPDPTDPTGVRQTYAGYADKFSSSTWHNNDWLSTFTVSFIILLWDGKKNCAVYD; from the coding sequence ATGAAGAAACTGCTAATTATTATGGCAATTTTCCTGACCGGGATGAAGGTTCAGGCTCAAAAAACTGCGGATTTGGGGTTGATGGCGGGATTGGCATTTTATTGGGGAGATGTTCAGCAGGTTGATTACATGAAGTCGCTTTCTCCGGCTTTTGGTGTGTTTGCGCGCTGGAATATGAATAAACGAATGGCGGTAAAAGCACAACTGATGGTCGCCTCTTTGGGGGTAGAAGGGGTATACAACGATGTGTATCTGTCGCAGCCCGAAATGCGAACAATGTCTGCTAATTCACAGATTTACTATTATCCGCGTGATTTGTCGCAGTATTATTCATTTAATCGCTCCATCCAGATGCTTGAAGGGATTTTTGAGTTCAATTTTAAAGATTATGAACTGGGAAGTAAAAAAGCTTCCTTTACACCCTATATTTCTGCCGGGATAGGCGTAATGTATTCACGGGCAAGTGGTAGTGGAACTTTGATGTTGAACCAAGGGGCGCCGTTCACCCAAGGAGGGAATCGTTATTACAGTGCATATGTTGACGGGAATTATCATACTACCAATGGGTTAGATGCTTTTTCTCCGGTTATTCCGGTTGGTATGGGTGTAAAGTGGAATATTTCCGATATTTTTGCCATCAACGTAGAAGCAATGATCCGGAAAACCTTTACGGACAATATCGATAATCTGGATGATCCGGTTCGGTTCCATTACTTCGACACATCCATGGTACCGGATCCAACGGATCCTACAGGAGTCAGGCAAACATATGCCGGCTATGCAGATAAGTTTTCGTCCAGTACCTGGCACAACAACGACTGGTTGTCAACGTTTACCGTTTCCTTCATCATTTTGCTGTGGGATGGTAAAAAGAATTGTGCAGTATACGACTAG